A single Anatilimnocola floriformis DNA region contains:
- a CDS encoding xanthine dehydrogenase family protein molybdopterin-binding subunit: MAVEYSWPSKEKATQIGKRHTRLDGLEKSTGAAKYTYDINLKNQLIARALGCPHAHCKIKSIDTTAAQAVKGVVHIEPLRKVDDEIEWQGEMILVVAAESEAAAAEGCEKVKIEYEMLPSFTSEEDIAAAKAAKRTIKGGGKAVTVKEPGDDDDEDEFVTKEIERLLKEAAYTVDGYYGIDAITHSCLEPHGSTVEWQGNKLMVHLSTQNVSGTDEGFAKDLNITSDDVEVHCDFIGGGFGSKFAPDYWGIAAARISKATGRPVKFMLTRAQEQQLGGNRPSGYMKVKLGANKDGIITVWDSEHWGSAGAIPGGVSHTVVPYVFTPPNYRRLQTNLKTNTAQSRAWRAPNHPQASAMTQTAIDDLAAKMQANSLDVFLKNLGTDEKPLISGAKPSVYKAEIELAAKLMDWNAKWHPHGKGDKKGSIVEGLGMALHTWGGGANSSNCLLKIYPDGGVETTCGTQDLGVGTRTVLAVVLAETFGLTPDKIKVNIGSSRMPVSGPSGGSTTVGGICESHRRAGQDAFASIAELVGKKLGVDPTKLEAVGGRVQVIGDASKGVSWKEACTLIGMRPLEVNGSYKSGVDSPLSSKQVGGVQMAHVAIDRDTGIIKMRKFVAVQDIGLVVCRQQAESQVYGAVIMGIAAALFEQRITDPKTGSFVNAELSNYKLARLGDIGEVVVEFYEPESERSRGVIGIGEPPAISPIAAISNAVCNALGVRVPVVPLTPQRVLAALKAKA; this comes from the coding sequence ATGGCTGTTGAATATTCCTGGCCGAGCAAAGAGAAGGCTACGCAGATCGGCAAGCGGCACACGCGGCTCGATGGTTTGGAGAAATCGACCGGCGCGGCTAAGTACACGTACGACATCAACTTGAAGAATCAGTTGATCGCCCGCGCGCTCGGCTGCCCGCACGCTCACTGCAAGATCAAGTCGATCGACACCACGGCTGCCCAAGCCGTCAAGGGTGTCGTTCATATCGAACCGCTCCGCAAAGTGGACGATGAAATCGAATGGCAGGGAGAAATGATCCTGGTCGTCGCCGCCGAAAGCGAAGCGGCCGCTGCCGAAGGGTGCGAGAAGGTCAAAATCGAATACGAGATGCTGCCGTCGTTTACCAGCGAAGAAGATATCGCTGCCGCCAAAGCCGCCAAACGAACGATCAAGGGGGGCGGCAAAGCCGTGACGGTGAAAGAGCCCGGCGATGATGACGATGAAGACGAATTCGTCACCAAGGAGATCGAACGGCTGCTGAAAGAAGCGGCTTATACCGTCGATGGTTACTACGGCATCGACGCGATCACTCACAGCTGCCTCGAGCCACACGGTTCGACGGTGGAGTGGCAAGGCAACAAGTTGATGGTGCATCTGTCGACACAAAACGTCAGCGGCACGGACGAAGGTTTTGCCAAGGACCTCAACATCACGTCGGACGACGTCGAGGTGCACTGCGATTTCATCGGCGGCGGCTTTGGCAGCAAGTTTGCTCCTGATTATTGGGGCATCGCCGCCGCTCGCATCAGCAAAGCGACCGGCCGGCCGGTGAAGTTCATGCTCACGCGTGCGCAGGAACAACAACTCGGCGGCAATCGTCCCAGCGGCTACATGAAGGTGAAGCTCGGCGCCAACAAGGATGGGATCATCACGGTTTGGGATTCGGAACATTGGGGCAGCGCCGGCGCGATTCCGGGCGGCGTGAGCCACACGGTTGTGCCGTACGTCTTCACGCCGCCGAACTATCGCCGGCTGCAGACCAATCTGAAGACCAACACCGCGCAGTCGCGAGCCTGGCGGGCGCCGAATCATCCTCAAGCCAGCGCGATGACTCAAACGGCGATCGACGATCTCGCTGCCAAGATGCAGGCCAACAGCCTCGACGTCTTCCTGAAGAATCTCGGCACCGACGAGAAGCCACTCATCAGCGGCGCGAAACCTTCGGTCTACAAAGCCGAAATCGAACTCGCCGCCAAATTGATGGACTGGAATGCCAAGTGGCATCCGCACGGCAAAGGTGACAAGAAGGGTTCGATCGTCGAAGGCCTGGGGATGGCGCTGCACACCTGGGGCGGCGGCGCGAATAGCTCGAACTGCCTGCTGAAGATTTATCCCGACGGCGGCGTCGAGACGACTTGCGGTACGCAGGATCTGGGCGTTGGCACGCGCACTGTGCTCGCGGTTGTTCTCGCCGAAACGTTTGGTTTGACGCCTGACAAGATCAAGGTCAATATCGGTTCGTCGCGAATGCCAGTGAGTGGACCATCGGGTGGCAGCACCACGGTCGGCGGCATTTGCGAATCGCATCGCCGCGCGGGGCAGGATGCGTTTGCCTCGATCGCCGAACTCGTCGGCAAGAAGCTGGGCGTCGATCCCACGAAGCTGGAAGCCGTTGGTGGCCGTGTGCAAGTCATCGGCGATGCTTCAAAGGGTGTGTCTTGGAAGGAAGCCTGCACGCTGATCGGCATGCGACCGCTGGAAGTGAACGGCTCCTATAAAAGTGGCGTCGACAGCCCGCTGAGCAGCAAGCAGGTCGGCGGTGTGCAGATGGCGCATGTGGCCATCGATCGCGACACCGGCATCATCAAGATGCGGAAGTTCGTCGCGGTGCAAGACATCGGTCTGGTGGTTTGCCGTCAGCAGGCCGAGAGCCAGGTTTACGGCGCGGTGATCATGGGGATTGCCGCGGCGCTATTCGAGCAGCGGATCACCGATCCCAAGACGGGCTCGTTCGTCAACGCCGAGTTGTCGAACTATAAGCTCGCCCGCCTCGGCGACATTGGCGAAGTCGTGGTCGAGTTCTACGAACCCGAATCGGAACGAAGTCGCGGCGTGATCGGCATCGGCGAACCGCCCGCCATTTCGCCGATTGCAGCCATCAGCAATGCGGTATGCAACGCCCTCGGCGTGCGCGTGCCGGTCGTGCCACTCACGCCGCAGCGCGTCTTGGCCGCACTCAAAGCCAAGGCCTAA
- a CDS encoding FAD binding domain-containing protein, which produces MKNFEYAAPRSEAEVLTLLHSRSGHTEILAGGTDLVGLMQANIVRPERVVNILEVPSLQTIEQLDNGVLAVGSTVTLDVLLDHPYLTPYPALRQAIEGIASMQLQCQGTLGGEVLQRPQCWFFRSGRGLLAGGGKLPTEGDNRFHAIFGNHGPAKFVSTSRLAPALVALNAQVRVIGPGETDENFVSVESLFRTPRHEAEREHTLLPNQLLTHLMIPAATGFNATYEVRHGAGPDYPLASAAAALEIEGGVVREARIVLGHVAPTPWLSHEAAAAIVGQPVNEETGAAAGAAAIVSASPLSNNDYKVQLAQVAVKRAILRAAGQETGGF; this is translated from the coding sequence ATGAAAAACTTCGAATACGCCGCCCCTCGCAGCGAAGCCGAGGTGCTAACGCTCCTCCACTCACGGTCGGGTCACACCGAAATCCTCGCCGGCGGCACGGACCTCGTCGGTCTGATGCAGGCCAACATTGTGCGGCCCGAGCGCGTCGTCAATATTCTGGAAGTTCCCTCGCTGCAGACCATCGAGCAACTCGACAACGGCGTACTCGCCGTCGGTTCGACCGTCACGCTCGATGTGCTGCTCGATCATCCTTATCTCACGCCTTACCCGGCCCTCCGGCAAGCGATCGAGGGGATCGCCAGCATGCAGTTGCAGTGTCAAGGAACGCTCGGCGGCGAAGTGCTGCAGCGGCCGCAGTGCTGGTTCTTCCGCAGTGGCCGCGGCTTGCTCGCAGGCGGCGGCAAACTGCCGACCGAAGGCGACAACCGCTTTCACGCAATCTTCGGCAACCATGGCCCGGCGAAGTTTGTGAGCACTTCGCGCCTCGCGCCGGCCCTCGTCGCACTGAATGCTCAAGTGCGAGTCATTGGTCCTGGCGAGACGGACGAAAATTTCGTTTCGGTCGAATCCCTGTTCCGCACACCACGACACGAAGCCGAGCGCGAGCACACGCTGCTGCCGAATCAGTTGCTGACTCACCTGATGATTCCGGCTGCGACGGGCTTCAATGCCACGTACGAAGTTCGCCACGGCGCGGGGCCTGATTATCCGCTGGCTTCCGCAGCTGCCGCGCTCGAAATCGAAGGGGGCGTGGTTCGCGAGGCTCGCATCGTTCTCGGTCACGTCGCGCCGACACCCTGGTTGTCGCACGAAGCAGCCGCGGCGATCGTCGGCCAACCTGTGAACGAAGAAACAGGCGCGGCTGCCGGCGCTGCAGCCATCGTCAGCGCTTCGCCGCTATCGAACAACGACTACAAAGTGCAACTCGCTCAGGTCGCCGTCAAGCGCGCGATCTTGCGAGCGGCGGGGCAGGAAACCGGCGGCTTCTAA
- a CDS encoding DUF1990 family protein codes for MRFLKPSATEIASTLKRLHTAPLSYDFAGLSHNIPAPQTPAGFVLDQRREIIGQGDEAWQRAKQAIREWIMFANGWTALHAPEGPPRVGNVVGMLMWIGGFWWLNPSRVLYEIDEESPMLKRFGFGYGTLAEHAECGEERFLVEQNQSGEVFYDLAAFSRPRHPLVRLCSPLARLIQLRFGRDSMQAMRRFVAESAK; via the coding sequence ATGAGATTTCTCAAACCGTCCGCTACCGAAATCGCTTCGACTTTGAAGAGGTTGCACACTGCGCCGTTGTCGTATGACTTCGCCGGCCTCTCGCACAACATTCCCGCCCCGCAAACGCCGGCCGGTTTCGTCCTCGATCAGCGGCGCGAAATCATCGGCCAAGGCGATGAAGCCTGGCAACGCGCGAAGCAGGCAATCCGCGAGTGGATCATGTTTGCCAACGGCTGGACCGCGTTGCATGCGCCGGAGGGACCGCCGCGCGTCGGCAACGTCGTTGGCATGCTCATGTGGATCGGTGGCTTTTGGTGGCTGAATCCCAGCCGCGTGCTCTACGAGATCGACGAAGAGTCACCAATGCTGAAGCGGTTTGGCTTCGGCTATGGCACGCTCGCCGAGCATGCCGAGTGCGGTGAAGAGCGGTTTCTCGTCGAGCAAAATCAATCGGGCGAAGTTTTCTACGACCTGGCCGCGTTCTCGCGGCCACGGCATCCGCTCGTCCGCCTCTGCAGTCCACTTGCGCGGCTAATCCAGCTCCGCTTCGGCCGTGATTCGATGCAAGCCATGCGGCGCTTTGTTGCGGAAAGTGCTAAGTAA
- a CDS encoding UvrB/UvrC motif-containing protein, which produces MARKENIDRLLREWPYDPQGISVRKKKGDDGREVLQMRLDLGLLQLEISGRPDGTQPEGQETYFAHLQKKAEAEGETFQMSEEECEESDREFVQYYHRRVCWLALRDFDKAVADADHTLALMDFCKEYSPDDQWTLSHEQYRPFVLFHRTQAAALNALGDSGAEAAVEQLNQGLETIKRVFADYEAEEEYDEDELVTRLIELRESLRKHFDVGQTLQERLEEAVASEKYELAAEIRDQMAKRTNAR; this is translated from the coding sequence ATGGCACGAAAAGAGAACATTGACCGCCTTCTGCGCGAATGGCCGTATGATCCGCAAGGGATCAGCGTCCGCAAGAAAAAGGGAGACGACGGTCGCGAAGTGCTGCAAATGCGGCTCGATCTGGGCCTGCTGCAACTGGAAATCTCAGGCCGCCCCGACGGCACGCAACCCGAGGGACAAGAGACCTACTTCGCCCACTTGCAAAAAAAAGCCGAAGCCGAGGGCGAGACTTTCCAGATGAGCGAAGAAGAGTGCGAGGAATCGGACCGCGAGTTCGTGCAGTACTATCACCGCCGAGTCTGCTGGCTGGCCCTCCGCGACTTCGACAAGGCTGTTGCCGATGCCGACCATACGCTGGCCCTGATGGATTTCTGCAAGGAATATTCACCCGACGATCAGTGGACGTTGTCGCACGAGCAATATCGGCCGTTCGTTCTCTTCCACCGCACGCAGGCCGCGGCGCTCAATGCCCTGGGCGATTCTGGCGCTGAGGCTGCCGTGGAACAACTGAACCAGGGACTCGAGACGATCAAACGTGTCTTCGCCGACTACGAAGCCGAGGAAGAATATGACGAGGATGAACTCGTCACGCGGCTGATCGAACTCCGCGAATCGCTCCGCAAGCACTTCGACGTGGGTCAAACGCTGCAGGAACGCCTCGAAGAGGCGGTGGCTTCGGAGAAGTACGAACTGGCTGCCGAAATCCGCGATCAGATGGCCAAGCGGACGAATGCGCGCTAA
- a CDS encoding N-acetylglucosamine-6-phosphate deacetylase has translation MFSFVARRYDTLRPVEVLIASGRIARITPARIGDGLTGAGSLPVVAPGFVDLQINGYQGREFNDPQLTAEKVRHVALAMDASGCTSFLATCTTDSYEVLANSFAVLARTIEELPEVAARIPGFHCEGPFISSIDGPRGAHPKQHVRVPTVEEFLRLQDAACGRIKLLTISPEFDEAIPVIRAAVKQGVIIAIGHTAATSEQITAAIDAGATMSTHLGNGAHPQIRRHPNYIWDQLADDRLTASLIVDGHHLPANVVKAMIRAKGTSRCVLVSDVTSLGGMPAGRYATGLGDLEVLDNGKLVIAGQRDILAGASLLMDTCVAQVMRFAGVSLTTAIEMASTQPAALIGRHDHRLDVGCPANLVLFDEPTAETTKLVIRRTMSRGEWV, from the coding sequence ATGTTTTCCTTCGTTGCCCGCCGTTACGACACGCTGCGACCTGTCGAAGTCTTAATCGCGAGTGGGCGCATCGCGCGAATCACTCCTGCTCGGATAGGAGACGGCTTGACCGGCGCAGGTTCGCTGCCCGTTGTCGCGCCGGGATTTGTCGATCTGCAGATCAACGGCTATCAAGGCCGCGAGTTCAACGATCCGCAACTAACGGCGGAAAAGGTCCGCCACGTCGCGCTTGCCATGGATGCCAGCGGCTGCACGAGTTTTCTGGCGACCTGCACGACCGATAGTTATGAAGTGCTCGCCAATTCTTTCGCCGTGCTGGCTCGGACAATCGAGGAACTACCAGAAGTCGCTGCGCGCATTCCTGGCTTTCACTGCGAAGGGCCGTTCATTTCGTCCATCGACGGTCCGCGGGGTGCACATCCCAAACAGCATGTGCGGGTGCCGACCGTGGAGGAGTTCCTGCGGTTGCAAGACGCGGCCTGTGGGCGAATCAAGCTGCTGACGATTTCACCCGAGTTCGACGAAGCAATTCCGGTGATTCGGGCCGCGGTGAAACAGGGCGTGATAATTGCCATCGGACACACTGCTGCGACTAGCGAGCAAATCACCGCTGCCATCGACGCCGGCGCGACGATGAGCACGCATCTGGGAAATGGCGCCCATCCGCAGATCAGGCGACACCCCAACTACATTTGGGATCAGCTCGCCGATGACCGCCTGACCGCGAGCCTGATCGTCGACGGTCATCATTTGCCGGCCAACGTGGTGAAGGCGATGATCCGCGCAAAGGGAACCAGCCGTTGCGTGCTGGTCAGCGATGTTACTTCGCTCGGCGGCATGCCAGCCGGTCGCTACGCGACGGGCCTCGGCGATCTCGAAGTTCTCGACAACGGCAAGCTGGTGATCGCGGGCCAGCGCGATATTCTCGCTGGCGCCTCGCTGTTGATGGATACCTGCGTTGCGCAGGTCATGCGTTTCGCTGGCGTGAGCCTGACGACCGCCATCGAAATGGCGAGCACGCAACCTGCAGCCTTGATCGGACGTCACGATCACCGGCTCGATGTGGGCTGTCCAGCGAACCTGGTGCTGTTTGATGAACCAACCGCTGAAACAACGAAGCTCGTCATTCGGCGAACGATGAGCCGTGGCGAGTGGGTATAA